The genomic DNA GTGGCCAAGCCCAAGTTTTTGCTGCTGGACGAGCCGATGGCAGGCCTTGGCCGTGCTGAGGGGATGGTGCTGGTGGAATTGCTGGCCGAGTTGCGCGCCAGCATTCCGATGCTGTTGGTGGAACATGATATGGACGCGATTTTCCAGCTGGCCCAAACGGTTTCCGTGCTGGTCGAGGGCGGAATTGTGGCACAGGGCACCCCCGACGAAGTCCGGGCCAGCCCCGCCGCCCGCGCCGCTTATTTGGGAGGAGATGCCGAATGACTACGCTTGTAGACATCAGCGGGCTAAAGGCCGGCTACGGCAATACCAAGGTGCTTTTTGGCATTGATATGGACATCACGGCGGGTCAGGTCAGCACCCTGATGGGGCGCAACGGGATGGGCAAGACAACCACCGTGCGCTGTCTGATGGGGTTATTGAAAGCGTCCGCTGGCAAGATCTCGATCAACGGCAAGGATATGACTGGCGCGCCGCCCTATGCGGTGGCACGGGCAGGATTGGGTCTGGTGCCCGAAGGCCGCCGCATCTTTCCCTCGCTCAGCGTAAGTGAGAACCTGCGCGCCACCGCCCGCCCTGTGGCCGAGGGCTGGACCGAAGCGCGCGTCTACGACACGTTTCCGCGTCTGGGCCAGCGCAAGAAGAACTTTGGCTTCCAGCTATCGGGTGGAGAGCAGCAGATGCTGGCCATCGGCCGCGCATTGATGACCAATCCAAGTCTTCTGATCCTCGACGAGGCGACCGAAGGTCTGGCGCCGCTGATCCGTGAGGAAATCTGGAGCATGCTGGGGATGCTCAAGCGTCAGGGATTGACGATCTTGTTAATTGATAAAAATCTGGACGAGCTGAGCCGGATTTCAGACCGCTATTTCTTAATTGAAAAGGGCGAGATCGCGTGGAAAGGCGATGCGGCGGATTTTGCGTCACAAAGGTCGCACGTCGAGCAGTTCCTGCACCTCTAATAGGGCGGCACCTCTGATTGACATCAAGGTCGCGGTCGTTCCCATTTCCGGTGATCCGTGTATTCGCGAGGATGGCGAATATTCGGATGGCAGCAGTTACCGCGACCTTGAAAAGCTTCGCGTTGGTTCTGAGCTTTTCATTGAAGGCAGCGAACCCCTTGTTGGAGCGCGCGACGGCGTCGGTGGCCATGTCGAGGGGCTTGTTGCACGGATGCTCTCCTTTGCGCTTTTTGCATTGCTGGATTACTCTCACGCATGCGCTGAGTGTATCCGCGGCTCACCTGCCAAGCCATGCGGCGACCGATAGCTATGACGGCAATACGCTGATGGCGGAACGTTGGATTGTCATCTGCGTATATGAGCTTAAAAAGGTGCTGCACAAACCCTGCGGGTCGGCGCAGCGGTTGTTTGTGACCCGTGCCAAGTGCCAGGCGGACTGTGATCGCCAGAT from Pseudorhodobacter turbinis includes the following:
- a CDS encoding ABC transporter ATP-binding protein, producing the protein MTTLVDISGLKAGYGNTKVLFGIDMDITAGQVSTLMGRNGMGKTTTVRCLMGLLKASAGKISINGKDMTGAPPYAVARAGLGLVPEGRRIFPSLSVSENLRATARPVAEGWTEARVYDTFPRLGQRKKNFGFQLSGGEQQMLAIGRALMTNPSLLILDEATEGLAPLIREEIWSMLGMLKRQGLTILLIDKNLDELSRISDRYFLIEKGEIAWKGDAADFASQRSHVEQFLHL